In Stenotrophomonas sp. 610A2, one DNA window encodes the following:
- a CDS encoding septal ring lytic transglycosylase RlpA family protein — protein sequence MNIKWLVPALIVLGLAACSSAPKKSAPGAGASSASRPATVVHGRGGARGECPEGSPYAKAQEDLSTRGNYTAGGLYKPGVSDSTPSYIPNVDCIPEPVVTNEARSAVGNRSPYTVLGKQYQIMDRVDNYVEQGTASYYGQKFHGRLTSNREVYDMYAFTAAHKTLPLPSFARVTNLDNGESVIVRVNDRGPFHEGRVIDLSYAAAVRLGITQRGTGRVEVHGLTPGSENLQASGDSRRARRERAAATVAAAVPATRPAAASPSRMDQLVEKLPSAPARPVAGNADHFETWMKDNGVRVATGRPATTSAATTSSGPVSVQALPASSELLQFTPPPGVAGGAASVPKAVPSAQPDPASRALGAILLQVASFSSRDNAARALGQLTSAGIVGASLSDIVSGGRTLWRLRVPASDSSSATELAGRIAGLGFGLPQVVRD from the coding sequence ATGAACATCAAGTGGCTGGTCCCTGCGTTGATCGTGCTCGGGCTGGCCGCCTGCAGCAGCGCCCCCAAGAAGTCGGCACCCGGTGCGGGTGCGAGCTCGGCATCGCGGCCGGCAACGGTGGTACACGGGCGTGGCGGTGCGCGCGGTGAATGCCCGGAGGGCTCACCTTATGCGAAGGCGCAGGAAGACCTGTCCACCCGTGGCAATTACACCGCTGGCGGCCTGTACAAGCCCGGTGTAAGTGACTCCACGCCGAGCTACATACCCAACGTGGACTGCATTCCCGAGCCGGTGGTGACCAACGAGGCGCGCTCGGCTGTTGGCAATCGCTCGCCGTATACGGTGCTGGGCAAGCAGTACCAGATCATGGACCGTGTCGATAACTACGTGGAACAGGGCACCGCCTCGTACTACGGGCAGAAGTTCCACGGCCGCCTCACCTCCAACCGTGAGGTGTACGACATGTACGCCTTCACCGCCGCGCACAAGACCTTGCCGCTGCCGAGCTTCGCGCGGGTGACCAACCTGGACAACGGTGAATCGGTGATCGTGCGCGTCAACGATCGCGGTCCGTTCCACGAAGGCCGCGTCATCGATCTCAGCTACGCCGCCGCAGTGCGGCTGGGCATCACCCAGCGCGGCACCGGCCGGGTAGAAGTGCATGGACTGACCCCCGGCAGCGAAAACCTGCAGGCCTCCGGCGACAGCCGTCGCGCCCGACGTGAACGGGCGGCTGCGACGGTTGCCGCGGCTGTACCGGCAACGCGGCCCGCAGCGGCCAGCCCCAGTCGCATGGACCAGCTGGTGGAGAAGCTGCCGAGCGCACCGGCACGTCCGGTTGCTGGCAATGCCGACCATTTCGAGACCTGGATGAAGGACAACGGCGTGCGTGTCGCCACCGGTCGTCCAGCCACCACCAGCGCCGCCACCACTTCATCGGGGCCGGTGAGCGTTCAGGCGCTGCCGGCATCGTCGGAATTGCTGCAGTTCACCCCGCCGCCGGGCGTTGCGGGCGGTGCAGCGTCGGTTCCCAAAGCCGTGCCCTCGGCCCAGCCTGACCCCGCTTCGCGCGCGCTGGGGGCTATCCTGCTGCAGGTTGCCAGTTTCTCCAGCCGCGACAATGCTGCGCGGGCCTTGGGCCAGCTGACGTCGGCGGGTATTGTCGGGGCCAGCCTCAGTGACATCGTCAGTGGTGGCCGTACCCTGTGGCGCCTGCGTGTGCCGGCCAGCGACAGCAGCAGTGCCACGGAACTTGCCGGCCGCATTGCCGGTCTTGGATTTGGCCTGCCGCAAGTGGTTCGCGATTAA